Proteins from a single region of Phycisphaeraceae bacterium D3-23:
- a CDS encoding DUF454 family protein has translation MRVNASSPTVKARMLRLLLAGLAVLCFALGWVGLWVPGLPTTVFWIASAYLAAKSCPVIQRWVYARGRVGRSVRLIVEERALTAPGKRRALTGMALGLSLSVVLLYLLREPSPILIGVIVAAGGVGAACIIFGLRTRSADEPADLHTP, from the coding sequence ATGCGAGTCAACGCCTCCAGCCCGACCGTCAAAGCCCGGATGCTCCGCCTGTTGTTGGCGGGGCTGGCGGTGTTATGTTTCGCGCTGGGCTGGGTGGGGCTCTGGGTGCCGGGCCTGCCGACGACGGTGTTCTGGATTGCCTCGGCCTATCTCGCGGCGAAGTCGTGCCCGGTCATCCAGCGATGGGTTTACGCCCGGGGCCGGGTCGGCCGATCGGTCCGGCTGATCGTCGAGGAGCGCGCACTGACCGCGCCGGGTAAACGCCGGGCGCTAACCGGGATGGCGCTCGGCCTATCCCTGTCCGTCGTCTTGCTCTATCTCCTGCGCGAGCCCAGTCCGATCCTGATCGGCGTCATCGTCGCGGCGGGCGGCGTCGGCGCAGCGTGCATCATCTTCGGCCTGCGGACCCGCTCGGCGGACGAGCCCGCCGACTTGCACACCCCGTAA
- a CDS encoding glycosyltransferase, with protein MGQAMRILMLGWEFPPYISGGLGTACYGLTRALAQRGHRVTFVLPKHVDGEIASHVNLLTPQDRPSQPATGTRGRSAAPGASQNDEGHRTPGEVASTFEYDPPVGSAALPGVTFKAVPSRIASPYGGGPVSGSHPYLSSLRSAPGRLSNGATSAQGVAADDQEGASRSGHPVAGEPSAPAYDPDHCAPIYTGDLPAEARRYADLCVDLARGGDFDVIHAHDWLTFPAAQAVSAATGRPWVAHVHSTEHDRSGEQLNEAIAQIERAAVHRAGRVIAVSHLTRNILCERYGMAPARCEVVYNGVEQTVRNGVERQEPIEPPTGIGKDEKVVLFLGRVTMQKGPEYFVAAAKRVLEKMDNVKFVIAGAGDQIDQTIRQASAAGIGKHVTFTGFLHGDEVAQAYERADVFVMPSVSEPFGIAPLEAVAHDVPVIISKQSGVSEVLTHALKVDFWDIDDIADKIIGVLRHPSLGQTMRKHADLQVRKLTWSGAAERCGQVYNQAGA; from the coding sequence ATGGGCCAAGCGATGCGGATATTGATGCTGGGGTGGGAGTTCCCGCCGTACATCTCGGGTGGGTTGGGCACGGCGTGCTACGGGCTGACGCGGGCGCTCGCCCAGCGCGGGCACCGGGTGACGTTTGTGCTGCCCAAGCACGTCGACGGCGAGATCGCGTCGCATGTGAATCTGCTCACGCCGCAGGACCGGCCCTCTCAGCCCGCAACGGGTACCCGGGGTAGGTCCGCCGCCCCCGGAGCGTCGCAGAATGATGAAGGCCATAGGACGCCGGGCGAGGTGGCGAGCACGTTTGAATACGACCCCCCGGTGGGCTCGGCCGCGCTGCCGGGCGTGACGTTCAAGGCCGTGCCGTCGCGCATCGCGTCGCCCTACGGCGGCGGGCCGGTGAGCGGGTCGCACCCATACCTCTCAAGTCTGCGGAGCGCACCGGGCCGGCTGAGCAACGGCGCGACATCGGCGCAGGGCGTGGCAGCAGACGATCAAGAAGGCGCATCGCGGTCGGGGCATCCGGTCGCCGGCGAACCATCCGCGCCCGCCTACGACCCCGACCACTGCGCCCCGATCTACACGGGCGACCTCCCGGCCGAGGCGCGGCGCTACGCCGACCTGTGCGTCGACCTCGCACGCGGCGGCGACTTCGATGTCATCCATGCCCACGACTGGCTCACCTTCCCCGCGGCGCAGGCGGTCTCGGCCGCGACGGGTCGGCCCTGGGTCGCGCACGTCCACTCGACCGAGCACGACCGCAGCGGCGAACAGCTCAACGAAGCAATCGCGCAGATCGAACGCGCGGCCGTCCACCGCGCCGGCCGGGTCATCGCCGTGAGCCACCTGACGCGCAACATCCTGTGCGAGCGCTACGGCATGGCCCCCGCGCGGTGCGAGGTCGTGTACAACGGCGTCGAGCAGACGGTGCGCAACGGCGTTGAACGTCAGGAACCCATCGAGCCACCCACCGGGATCGGCAAGGACGAGAAGGTGGTATTGTTCCTGGGCCGGGTGACGATGCAGAAGGGCCCGGAGTATTTCGTCGCGGCGGCCAAGCGTGTGCTCGAAAAGATGGACAACGTCAAGTTCGTCATCGCCGGCGCGGGCGACCAGATCGACCAGACGATCCGGCAGGCCTCGGCCGCGGGCATCGGCAAGCACGTCACGTTCACCGGCTTTTTGCACGGCGACGAGGTCGCCCAGGCCTACGAGCGCGCGGATGTGTTCGTGATGCCCTCGGTGTCCGAGCCGTTCGGCATCGCGCCGCTGGAGGCCGTGGCGCACGACGTGCCGGTCATCATCAGCAAGCAGTCGGGCGTGAGCGAGGTCTTGACGCACGCGCTCAAGGTCGACTTCTGGGACATCGACGACATCGCGGACAAGATCATCGGCGTGCTGCGCCACCCGTCGCTGGGCCAGACGATGCGGAAGCACGCGGACCTGCAGGTGCGCAAGCTGACGTGGTCCGGTGCCGCCGAGCGCTGCGGGCAGGTGTACAATCAGGCCGGCGCGTAA
- the katG gene encoding catalase/peroxidase HPI, which translates to MSDASKCPFAGGQPAPDRVGSTANSRWWPNMLNLKVLHQNPPAGDPMGEGFDYAEAFKTIDLDELKKDVMAVMTTNQPWWPADWGHYGPLFIRMAWHSAGTYRIADGRGGSGAGTLRFAPLNSWPDNANLDKARRLLWPVKQKYGKALSWADLMVFTGNCAIESMGLEPFGFAGGREDVWEPEEDIYWGKETEWLGDERYTGDRELEDPLGAVQMGLIYVNPEGPNGKPDPVAAARDIRETFARMAMDDEETVALIAGGHTFGKAHGAGDPGQYVGREPEGAGLELQGLGWQNTYEDGHSAQTITSGLEGAWTANPIQWDNGFFDNLFNFEWELTKSPAGAQQWTPKDGAGDGTVPDAHDTATMVAPMMLTTDLALRMDPAYEKISRRFHEHPDQFADAFARAWYKLTHRDMGPHSRLIGKWVPEAQRWQDPVPEVDHELIDNVDTAALKAALFDTGLSIAQLVATAWAAAASFRGTDKRGGANGARLRLSPQKDWAVNQPDELAKVLPVLEKVQSDFNASQSGGKKVSLADVIVLGGCAAVEAAAKKAGHDVSVPFMPGRTDATQAQTDAEAMAPLEPTYDGFRNYIHPGHTRPAEALLVDRAQLLTLSAPEMTVLVGGLRVLGANTGGSPLGVFTHRPETLTNDFFTNLLAMDTAWKQSDKCEHVYEGKDLETTEVKWRGTAVDLVFGSNSQLRAIAEVYACDDAEAKFVEDFVAAWGKVMGLDRFDLN; encoded by the coding sequence ATGAGCGATGCCAGCAAATGCCCCTTCGCCGGCGGCCAGCCCGCCCCGGACCGTGTCGGATCGACCGCCAACAGCCGGTGGTGGCCCAACATGCTCAACCTCAAGGTGCTGCACCAGAACCCGCCGGCGGGCGACCCGATGGGCGAGGGCTTTGACTACGCCGAGGCGTTCAAGACGATCGACCTCGACGAACTCAAGAAGGACGTGATGGCCGTCATGACAACCAACCAGCCTTGGTGGCCTGCCGACTGGGGGCACTATGGCCCGCTGTTTATCCGCATGGCCTGGCACAGCGCGGGCACCTACCGCATCGCCGACGGCCGGGGCGGCTCGGGGGCGGGCACGCTGCGCTTCGCGCCGCTCAACTCCTGGCCCGACAACGCGAACCTCGACAAGGCCCGCCGGCTGCTCTGGCCCGTCAAGCAGAAGTACGGCAAGGCGCTCTCGTGGGCGGACCTCATGGTCTTCACCGGCAACTGCGCGATCGAGTCCATGGGGCTCGAGCCCTTCGGCTTCGCCGGCGGACGCGAGGACGTGTGGGAACCCGAGGAAGACATCTACTGGGGCAAGGAGACCGAGTGGCTCGGCGACGAGCGCTACACCGGCGACCGCGAGCTCGAAGACCCGTTGGGCGCCGTGCAGATGGGGCTCATCTATGTGAATCCCGAGGGGCCCAACGGCAAGCCCGACCCGGTCGCCGCGGCCCGCGACATCCGCGAGACGTTCGCGCGCATGGCGATGGACGATGAAGAAACTGTCGCGCTCATCGCGGGCGGGCACACCTTCGGCAAGGCCCACGGCGCGGGCGACCCGGGGCAGTACGTCGGCCGGGAGCCCGAGGGGGCTGGGCTCGAACTGCAGGGGCTGGGCTGGCAGAACACCTATGAAGACGGGCACTCGGCGCAGACCATCACCTCGGGCCTCGAAGGCGCGTGGACGGCCAACCCCATCCAGTGGGACAACGGCTTCTTCGACAACCTCTTCAACTTCGAGTGGGAGCTGACTAAGAGCCCCGCGGGCGCGCAGCAGTGGACGCCCAAGGACGGCGCGGGCGACGGCACCGTGCCCGATGCGCACGACACCGCGACGATGGTCGCGCCGATGATGCTGACGACCGACCTCGCGCTGCGGATGGACCCGGCGTATGAAAAGATCTCCCGCCGGTTCCACGAGCACCCCGACCAGTTCGCCGATGCGTTTGCGCGGGCGTGGTACAAGCTGACCCACCGCGACATGGGCCCGCACAGCCGGCTGATCGGCAAATGGGTGCCCGAGGCGCAGCGCTGGCAGGACCCGGTGCCCGAGGTGGACCACGAATTGATCGACAACGTCGATACCGCGGCGCTAAAGGCGGCGCTGTTCGACACCGGGCTGTCGATCGCGCAGCTTGTCGCGACGGCCTGGGCCGCGGCCGCGTCCTTCCGCGGGACGGACAAACGCGGCGGCGCCAACGGCGCTCGGCTGCGCCTGTCGCCGCAGAAAGACTGGGCGGTCAACCAACCCGATGAACTCGCGAAGGTGCTGCCCGTGCTGGAGAAGGTACAGAGCGACTTCAACGCGTCGCAGTCGGGCGGCAAGAAGGTCTCGCTCGCGGATGTCATCGTGCTCGGCGGCTGCGCGGCGGTGGAGGCCGCCGCGAAGAAGGCCGGCCACGACGTGTCGGTCCCGTTCATGCCGGGGCGTACCGACGCGACGCAGGCACAGACCGACGCCGAGGCGATGGCCCCGCTCGAACCGACCTATGACGGCTTCCGCAACTACATCCACCCGGGCCACACCCGGCCTGCCGAGGCGCTGCTCGTCGACCGCGCTCAGCTGCTCACCCTCTCCGCGCCCGAGATGACCGTCCTCGTCGGCGGGCTCCGCGTGCTGGGCGCGAACACCGGCGGCTCTCCGCTCGGCGTCTTCACTCACCGGCCCGAGACGCTCACCAACGACTTCTTCACGAACCTCCTCGCGATGGACACCGCCTGGAAGCAATCAGACAAATGTGAGCACGTCTATGAAGGCAAAGACCTCGAAACGACCGAGGTGAAGTGGCGCGGCACGGCCGTGGACCTTGTTTTCGGCTCCAACTCTCAGCTCCGCGCGATCGCCGAGGTCTACGCCTGCGACGACGCGGAGGCAAAGTTCGTCGAAGACTTCGTCGCCGCGTGGGGTAAGGTGATGGGCCTCGACCGTTTTGACCTGAACTGA
- a CDS encoding DUF4190 domain-containing protein translates to MKPFFLIAGVLLLFVALCSGAIGGYGLYEDQQAANMREVTFAELSTNPPKAGEKFKLIDYQLMLDGYFMVTNDPVNGPVDDDPESWGSAYIPLVALDSPADETVLGFEYILSSSLTQDDAEIRALAQEPFLVCTVQRARLREELKQYQPDAPAQVLLSFPETDVDQAVVLRQSAFLGGTGAGWACTGTGIVLAVVALLAMALGLFLPKPQEPQPYAGYGGGQSGHPGPARDDVWQGAGGASASSSAPPQQASPFASTPPPPGPLDDGYGSPPAHDPYGPPPVENPFASNAPPPVPAQPMGQMYGPQSTSGLAITSMICGICGLLFCCFILPSIVAIITGHIAMGQIGRSRGQVGGRGMAVAGLVTGYLGLVVGVLYIAASILSAATNATP, encoded by the coding sequence ATGAAACCCTTCTTCCTGATCGCCGGCGTGCTCCTGCTGTTTGTCGCGCTTTGCAGCGGCGCAATCGGCGGGTACGGGCTTTACGAGGACCAGCAGGCCGCGAACATGCGGGAGGTGACGTTCGCGGAGCTTTCGACCAATCCGCCCAAGGCGGGCGAGAAGTTCAAGCTGATTGATTATCAGCTGATGCTCGACGGCTACTTCATGGTGACGAATGACCCGGTGAACGGGCCGGTGGACGACGACCCCGAGTCGTGGGGCAGCGCGTACATCCCGCTGGTCGCGCTGGACAGCCCGGCCGACGAGACCGTGCTGGGGTTTGAGTACATCCTGAGCAGCTCGCTGACCCAGGACGACGCGGAGATCCGCGCGCTGGCGCAGGAGCCGTTCCTGGTCTGCACGGTCCAGCGGGCCCGGCTGCGTGAGGAACTCAAGCAGTACCAGCCCGACGCGCCGGCGCAGGTGCTGCTGAGTTTTCCGGAGACGGATGTGGACCAGGCGGTGGTGCTTCGCCAGAGCGCGTTCCTGGGCGGGACGGGGGCGGGCTGGGCGTGTACGGGGACGGGGATTGTGTTGGCGGTGGTCGCGCTGCTCGCGATGGCGCTCGGGCTGTTTTTGCCCAAGCCGCAGGAGCCCCAGCCGTATGCCGGGTATGGCGGCGGGCAGTCGGGGCATCCCGGCCCGGCGCGGGACGATGTCTGGCAAGGCGCGGGCGGGGCTTCGGCTTCGTCGTCTGCGCCGCCGCAGCAGGCGTCGCCTTTTGCATCGACACCGCCCCCGCCCGGGCCGCTGGACGATGGCTACGGCTCGCCGCCCGCGCACGACCCCTACGGCCCGCCGCCGGTCGAAAACCCATTCGCCAGCAACGCGCCCCCGCCCGTCCCCGCGCAGCCCATGGGCCAGATGTACGGCCCGCAGTCCACCAGCGGGCTGGCGATCACGAGCATGATCTGCGGGATCTGCGGCCTGCTGTTTTGCTGCTTTATCCTGCCCTCCATCGTCGCGATCATCACCGGCCACATCGCGATGGGGCAGATCGGCCGCAGCCGGGGCCAGGTCGGCGGGCGCGGCATGGCGGTCGCCGGGCTCGTCACGGGCTACCTCGGGCTCGTCGTCGGGGTGCTGTACATCGCTGCGTCGATTCTCTCCGCAGCGACCAACGCGACGCCTTGA
- the lepA gene encoding translation elongation factor 4 yields MSSDHIRNFCIIAHIDHGKSTLADRMLMGTGAMTTRNQQEQALDSMDLERERGITIKSSAVSVEHVYNGKTYELNFIDTPGHVDFHYEVSRALAACEGAVLVVDSTQGVEAQTVANLYKAVDANLELIPIINKIDLPSAEPEKRALQVEEVLGLPAEDCIFTSAKTGEGVPELLDAICERFPPPKGKQDAKLQALIFDAKYDDYRGVVVYFRVINGSMKKGDRIRMMGIKRTFYITELGKFRPQMQKIDEPFDAGDVGYMVAAIKTLDDVNIGDTITLDTNPADAPLPGYQEPQAMVFCDFYPSGNTQFDELREAIAKLHINDASFSFEPTNSEALGSGFRCGFLGMLHMDIIQERLERESNVELVQTAPTVTYEVQRRIKGGGTDVIHITNPADLPDPSNIVEIREPIVMAEIITPTDRIGDIMKLCEQRRGVYKAQKFLADDRQILEYELPLAEIIYDFFDKLKSITSGYGTMDYHVSEFRHDQLVKMDILVNGTKVDALAVIVHREKSEFRGRHLLKKLKKEIDRHLFEIPLQAAIGGKIIARETIKSVGKNVTAKCYGGDVTRKRKLLEKQKAGKARMKKIASVDIPQKAFMAVLDTGEG; encoded by the coding sequence ATGAGTAGTGACCACATCCGAAACTTCTGCATCATCGCCCACATCGACCACGGGAAATCCACCCTGGCCGACCGCATGCTCATGGGCACCGGCGCGATGACGACCCGCAACCAGCAGGAGCAGGCGCTGGACTCGATGGACCTCGAACGCGAACGCGGGATCACCATTAAGTCCTCCGCCGTGTCCGTCGAGCACGTCTACAACGGCAAGACCTACGAGCTCAACTTCATCGACACGCCCGGGCACGTGGACTTCCACTACGAAGTCAGCCGAGCGCTCGCCGCGTGCGAAGGCGCGGTACTCGTGGTCGACTCGACCCAGGGCGTCGAGGCCCAGACCGTCGCGAACCTCTACAAGGCCGTGGACGCGAACCTCGAGCTGATCCCGATCATCAACAAGATCGACCTGCCCAGCGCCGAGCCCGAGAAGCGGGCGTTGCAGGTCGAAGAGGTGCTCGGGCTCCCCGCCGAGGACTGCATCTTCACCTCCGCCAAGACCGGCGAGGGCGTGCCCGAGCTGCTCGACGCGATCTGCGAACGCTTCCCCCCGCCCAAGGGCAAGCAGGACGCCAAGCTCCAGGCGCTCATCTTCGACGCCAAATACGACGACTACCGCGGCGTTGTCGTCTACTTCCGTGTCATCAACGGCTCGATGAAGAAGGGCGACCGCATCCGAATGATGGGCATCAAACGCACCTTCTACATCACCGAGCTGGGCAAGTTCCGCCCGCAGATGCAGAAGATCGACGAGCCCTTCGACGCCGGCGACGTCGGCTACATGGTCGCGGCGATCAAGACGCTCGACGATGTCAACATCGGCGATACGATCACACTCGACACGAACCCCGCCGACGCCCCCCTGCCCGGCTACCAGGAGCCGCAGGCGATGGTGTTCTGCGACTTCTACCCATCCGGCAACACGCAGTTCGACGAGCTGCGCGAGGCGATCGCGAAGCTGCACATCAACGACGCATCGTTTTCGTTCGAGCCGACCAACTCCGAGGCGCTGGGCTCGGGCTTCCGCTGCGGGTTTTTGGGGATGCTCCACATGGACATCATCCAGGAACGCCTCGAACGCGAGAGCAACGTCGAGCTCGTGCAGACCGCGCCGACCGTGACCTACGAGGTCCAACGCCGCATCAAGGGCGGCGGCACGGACGTGATCCATATCACCAACCCCGCCGACCTGCCCGACCCCAGCAACATCGTCGAGATCCGAGAGCCCATCGTGATGGCCGAGATCATCACCCCGACCGACCGCATCGGCGACATCATGAAGCTGTGCGAGCAGCGGCGCGGCGTGTACAAGGCCCAGAAGTTCCTGGCCGACGACCGGCAGATCCTCGAGTACGAGCTGCCGCTCGCCGAGATCATCTACGACTTCTTCGACAAGCTGAAGTCCATCACCTCGGGCTACGGCACGATGGACTACCACGTCTCCGAGTTCCGGCACGACCAGCTTGTCAAGATGGACATCCTCGTCAACGGCACGAAGGTCGACGCCCTGGCCGTCATCGTCCACCGCGAAAAATCCGAGTTCCGCGGCCGACACCTGCTGAAGAAGCTCAAAAAAGAGATCGACCGCCACCTGTTCGAGATCCCCCTGCAGGCCGCGATCGGCGGCAAGATCATCGCCCGCGAGACGATCAAGAGCGTCGGCAAAAACGTCACCGCCAAGTGCTACGGCGGCGACGTGACCCGCAAGCGCAAGCTGCTCGAAAAGCAGAAGGCCGGCAAGGCCCGGATGAAGAAGATCGCCTCCGTGGACATCCCGCAGAAGGCGTTCATGGCGGTGCTGGATACGGGGGAGGGGTAG